In one window of Amblyomma americanum isolate KBUSLIRL-KWMA chromosome 9, ASM5285725v1, whole genome shotgun sequence DNA:
- the LOC144103232 gene encoding uncharacterized protein LOC144103232, translating to MASSCSPARRLWSERETAALIDCWQDHLNDLRRQKRNAAVYAEIAEALRILGFHRTSAEVRHKIRNLTQMYRDFNKNGTTTGSGAIQWPHYARIHSFLGSLPMNDPSLVQETRCSGGATVEEIILGMVVGADTGTAEDGSPALENWQEPALNADDSRAGGFAAESAAIEDGGAEGQAGIREQQNNRKRLRTASSDFRQALLTEQRMLRESLEACHSREMEMRQRHLTLQEKMVNAITKFFESS from the exons atggcgtcctcctgctcgccggcgcgcagactgtggagcgagcgcgagacagccgctctcatcgattGCTGGCAGGACCACCtgaatgatttgcggcgccagaagaggaacgccgcagtgtatgcggaaatcgcggaggcgttgcggatcCTAGGGTTCCATCGCACatcagcagaggtgcgccacaagatAAGAAACTTGACGCAGATGTACCG GGACTTCAACAAAAATGGAACCACCACAGGATCGGGCGCCATCCAATGGCCCCATTACGCTCGGATCCATTCTTTCTTGGGGTCGTTACCAATGAACGACCCCTCACTCGTTCAAGAAACCCGCTGCTCTGGGGGAGCCACTGTAGAGGAG ATCATTCTTGGCATGGTGGTGGGCGCCGACACCGGGACCGCTGAGGATGGCAGCCCCGCACTGGAAAATTGGCAGGAGCCCGCATTGAACGCGGACGACAGCAGGGCCGGAGGTTTTGCAGCCGAGTCAGCGGCCATTGAAGATGGAGGAGCTGAGGGGCAGGCAGGCATCCGCGAGCAGCAAAATAATAGAAAAAGGCTGCGGACTGCTTCGTCTGACTTTAGGCAAGCTTTGCTCACGGAGCAGAGGATGCTGCGTGAGAGCCTTGAAGCGTGTCACAGCAGAGAGATGGAGATGAGGCAGCGGCACTTGACGCTGCAAGAGAAAATGGTGAATGCCATAACAAAGTTTTTTGAATCAAGTTAA
- the LOC144104438 gene encoding uncharacterized protein LOC144104438, producing the protein MSLQRKRGIALMMVEAADLEVEIEAAKCQTDSVKRRLLFAHGLLIAATVACDGTVQRERWMYNRNERWFEDTLPHLGERFFKQSFRVTPPTFRYIVEACRPLLQRVDTNMRLAISVEKRVAVAMYKLCSSAEDRSVANLFGLGRSTVNTIYREFCDAVVCLLEDKWVNMPSPDAMGDHIREFGAVCDFPQAVGALDGCHFPVSPPKESAPDYYNYKGW; encoded by the coding sequence ATGAGTCTACAAAGGAAGCGTGGGATTGCTCTTATGATGGTGGAGGCCGCTGACCTCGAAGTCGAGATTGAGGCGGCTAAATGTCAGACGGACAGTGTGAAAAGGCGGCTCCTTTTTGCGCACGGGTTGCTTATCGCAGCTACGGTTGCGTGCGATGGTACAGTCCAGCGGGAAAGGTGGATGTACAACCGAAACGAACGCTGGTTCGAGGACACTCTCCCCCACCTCGGTGAACGGTTCTTCAAACAGAGCTTCCGTGTGACTCCTCCGACGTTTCGGTACATAGTCGAAGCTTGCCGGCCCCTGCTGCAGCGCGTCGACACGAATATGCGGTTGGCCATCTCTGTCGAGAAGCGCGTTGCAGTGGCGATGTATAAGCTGTGCTCCTCGGCAGAGGATAGGTCTGTGGCCAATCTTTTCGGCCTGGGGCGATCCACCGTGAACACCATATATCGCGAGTTTTGTGACGCCGTAGTGTGCCTACTTGAGGACAAGTGGGTAAACATGCCCTCTCCAGACGCAATGGGCGACCACATTAGAGAGTTCGGCGCCGTTTGCGATTTCCCACAAGCGGTAGGGGCACTCGACGGTTGCCATTTCCCCGTGTCGCCGCCCAAGGAAAGCGCACCAGACTACTACAACTACAAAGGCTGGTGA